From the genome of Candidatus Palauibacter scopulicola:
CGGGGCGTTCATCGGCGCCGCCTTCCGCTACATCAAGCGCTCAGGCGCCGGCACCGCGCTCGGCGAGCGTTCGCTGGCCGGCTTGACGGGCGAAGTCACGATGGAAATAGGGCCGGACGGCGCGGGTACGGTGAAGGTGTCGCGCGGCGAGCGCCGGTTCAGCGTGCGGGCCCGCATGGACGCGACGTGCCCGGACGACCTGCCGCTGCGCGCCGGACAGTCAGTCGTCGTCGTGCGCATGACGGACGGCATCGCGGATGTCGTGCCCGTGGATCCCGAAGACATGAAGCTGCTCGAGGAATGAGGTCGAAATGCAAGACTTTCTGAATCTCCTGGCCGCCCCCGTCGTGATGGCGGGCGTCTTCTTCGTCGTCGTACTCGTGGCGATCATCACGATCAAGAACCTGATCGTGATCGTTCCCCCCAACCGCGCGGCCGTCATCACCGGCCGCAACCGCATGCTGACCGATGGCCAGGCCGTCGGCTACCGCTCCATCTCGGGCGGGCGCACAATCCGGATCCCGATCATCGAGACGGTCCAGCACATGAACCTCGAGACCATCCCCATCGAGGTCTCCGTCAACAACGCCTTCTCGAAAGGGAACATCCCGCTCAGCGTGGAGGCGATCGCCAACGTGAAGATCGCCTCGGAGCCCGAGTGGGTGTTCAACAACTCGGTCGAGCGTCTGCTCGGGAAGACGGAGGAGGAAGTTCGGGAACTCGCCCAGGACACGCTCACGGGGAACCTGCGGGGCGTGCTCGCCACGCTCACGCCGGAAGCCGTGAACGAGGACCGGCTGGGCTTCGCCAAGGCGCTGGCGGAGGATGCGGGGGAGGACCTGGCGTCGCTCGGCTTCCACCTCGACGTGCTCAAGATCCAGAACGTGAGCGACGAGCGCGGCTACCTCGACGCGATCGGCCGGGAGAAGTCGGCCGAGGCGATCCGGCAGGCGGAGATCGCCGAGGCACAGGCGGAGGCTGACACGCGCGAGGCGCAGGCCGAGGCGAGGCGGCGCGCCGAGGTGCGGGAGGCCGCGGCCTCGATCAAGGTCGCCGAGGCCCAGAACGAGTTGCGGGTGCGCAAGGCCGAACTGCACCGCGAGGGCGACACCGCCGAGAAGATCGCGCGCGTGAAGGCGCAGGAGGCCGAGGTCGAGGCGGAGAAGATCCTCGAGATGAAGCGCGTGGAGCGCGAGGAGCAGCGGCTGCGGGCGGACGTGAT
Proteins encoded in this window:
- a CDS encoding NfeD family protein produces the protein MFTIYIFSLLVGGGFLALSVFGDFLDGMDIDVDVDADLDAGGAADVARLLSLRTIVYAMFGFGATGAILHWFTSPAVTAAIAGVTGLASGAFIGAAFRYIKRSGAGTALGERSLAGLTGEVTMEIGPDGAGTVKVSRGERRFSVRARMDATCPDDLPLRAGQSVVVVRMTDGIADVVPVDPEDMKLLEE
- a CDS encoding SPFH domain-containing protein — encoded protein: MQDFLNLLAAPVVMAGVFFVVVLVAIITIKNLIVIVPPNRAAVITGRNRMLTDGQAVGYRSISGGRTIRIPIIETVQHMNLETIPIEVSVNNAFSKGNIPLSVEAIANVKIASEPEWVFNNSVERLLGKTEEEVRELAQDTLTGNLRGVLATLTPEAVNEDRLGFAKALAEDAGEDLASLGFHLDVLKIQNVSDERGYLDAIGREKSAEAIRQAEIAEAQAEADTREAQAEARRRAEVREAAASIKVAEAQNELRVRKAELHREGDTAEKIARVKAQEAEVEAEKILEMKRVEREEQRLRADVIEPAKAEKMAAFARAEAEAAPILERGKAQVEVLKRLYAEVQTGGEAAFAVFMAEKLPELLEIAVGAVEGVDIDRVVVMDGGQGEGVSNALNQRVRGAYGTMEGLASVLGLDIQEVLQRAVGSGDADGGEGSAPELPPA